The Dehalococcoidia bacterium DNA window TTCCAGCCCAACGGCCTGATCTACCAGGTGGCCGTCTTCTTCCTGGTGATGATCTTTACCTTCTTCTATACGATCATCATCTTCCAGCAGCAGAACGTGGCGGAGAATTTGCAGAAGCAAGGCGGCTTCATTCCCGGCATCCGCCCCGGCCGGCCGACCTCGGAGTATATTAACCGCGTGCTCTTCCGCATCACCTGGGCTGGGGCGCTGTTCCTGGGCATCGTCTCGATCGTGCCCTACTTCGCCACGCGGCTCACCGGCGTGCAGGCGCTGACGATCAGCGCCACCGGCTTTTTGATCGTCGTCGGCGTCGTGATCGACACGATGAAACAGCTTGAGGCGCAGCTCCTGATGCGCAACTACGAAGGCTTCATACGCTAGCGGCGCCGTTGGCGCCGCGCCGGACGGACGCATGTACATCCTCCTCCTCGGCGCCCCGGGCGCCGGCAAAGGCACCCAGGCCGAGACGCTGATGCGCGAAACGGGCCTGCCGCAGATCGCCTCCGGCGATCTGTTTCGCGCCGTGCGCACGCAGCAGACCGAGTTGGCCGCGTTGGTGCGCTCCTACTACGACAAGGGCCAGCTCGTGCCGGACGACGTGACCATCCGCATGTTCCTGGAGCGGCTGGCCGAGCCGGACGCGGCCAACGGCGCCATGCTGGACGGCTTCCCCCGCACGCTCGAGCAGGCGCGGGCGCTCGACGCGGCCTTCGCGCGCGAGGGCAAGGCGATCGAGGTCGTGCTCTACATCGAGGTCTCCGAGCCGGAGCTGATGACGCGCCTCTCCGGCCGCCTGATCTGCAAGAACAACGGCCTGCACGTCTTCCACGAGGTCACGCACCCACCCAAAGTCGCCGGCGTCTGCGACATCTGTGGCGGCGAGCTGTACCAGCGCGTGGACGACAAGCCGGAGACGGCGCGCGAACGGCTGCAGGTGTTCTTCAACCAGACCATGCCGCTGGTGGAGTATTACCAGGGCCAGGGCAAACTGAAGCGGGTCAATGGCGAGCAGGCGCCCGACGCGGTCGGGCGTGAGCTGATCGCCGCCGTGCGGGGACTGCGCGATGGCGCGGCGGTTTAACCTCCCGCTGCCGCGCCGGCGGCGCTGGACGAACGGCACGGAACGGCGCGAGGCGCGAAGGCAGGCGGAAGTCGTGGTCGAGGTCAAGTCACGCGACGAGATCAAGGTGATGCGTGAGGCCGGCCGGCACGTGGCCGAGGTGCTGCAACTGCTGGGGCAGGCGGTGCGGCCCGGCCTCGTGGTGCGCGAGCTGGATGAGATCGTACTGGACGAATACAAGCGTCGCGGCGTCACGCCGACCTTCTTGAACTACGCGCCCGGCGGGAAGCCGCCGTACCCGGCCACGGTCTGCGTCTCGATCAACGAGCAGATCGTGCACGGCATCCCCGGCAGCCGCGTGTTGAAGGACGGCGATATCGTCTCGCTCGACTTGGGCGCGACATTCAAGGGCTTCGTCGGCGACACGGCGATTACCGTGCCCTGCGGCACGGTCTCTGCCGAGGCGGCGCGGCTGATCGAGACGACGCGCGGCGCCCTCCAGGCCGGCATCGAGGCGGCGCGGGCCGGGTCGCGGATCGGCGACATCGGCGCCACGGTGCAGCAGTACGCCGAATCTCGCGGTTACAGCGTGGTGCGCGAGTACGCGGGGCATGGCGTCGGCCGGCGCATGCACGAAGAGCCGCAAATACCGAACTACGGGGAGCCGGGCACGGGACGGATCCTGCGGCCGGGCTGGGTGATCGCGATCGAGCCGATGGTGAACGTCGGCACCTATCTGACGCAGGAACAGCCGGACCGCTGGACCGTTTCCACGGCCGACGGCAGCCTCTCGGCCCACTTCGAGCACACGATCGCGATTACCGAAAACGGCGCCGAAGTGCTGACCCTGCCGTAGCCACCGGGGCGGTACAGTGCGACAATACGGCAATGCGACTTGAAGCAGTAGCAAGAGGCCGCTGCGCATGAACCTGCATCACTAACCGTGGGGGTATATGGCAAAGAAAGACGGGATCGAAGTTGAAGGCACGGTGAGAGAGCCCCTGCCGAACGCCATGTTCAAGGTCGAGCTGGCGAACGGGCATGAGGTGCTGGCGCACATCTCCGGCAAGATCCGGCTGCATTTCATTCGGATCTTGCCGGGCGACCGCGTGCTGGTAGAGCTGTCGCCCTACGACCTTTCGCGCGGGCGCATCACCTATCGCTTCAAATAGAACGCTGTGCTAACATTGGCGTTTGGAGCGCCCGACGCGCCGTGCCTTCGCGCACGGCTCGGCGTCGGACGTGCGTTTGCGTGAGCGGCGGGCAGCCCCGGCGCCCGCGGCAGGGATAGTTGGTGATGAAAGTTCAAGCGTCGGTGAAGCCGCGCTGCGAGAAGTGCAAGCTGATCCGCCGGCACGGCGTGCTGCGCGTGATTTGTCAGATACCGAAGCACAAGCAGCGCCAGGGATAGCGGAGAACGCTCCCGGCCGCGCGTGCTGCCTGCACGCGCGGCCGGGTTTGGCCCCGCGGGGCCAGGAGAACGGGACTGATGGCACGTATCGCCGGCGTCGACATTCCTCGCGACAAGCCCGTGGCGATCTCGCTGCGCTATCTCTACGGCATCGGGCCGAGCAACGCGCTCAAGATCATCGACCAGGCGCGCGTCGTACCCAGCACGCGCGTGCGCGACCTGACCGACGACGAGGTCAACCGCCTGCGCGAGATCATCGACAAGCAGTACGTGGTCGAGGGCGATCTGCGGCGCGAGGTGCGGCAGAACATCCAGCGGCTGATCGACATCCAGTGCTACCGCGGCCTGCGCCACCGGCGCAACCTGCCGGTGCATGGCCAGCGCACGCGCACCAATGCCCGCACCAAGCGCGGCGCCCGCCGCACCGTGGCCGGCAAGCGGCGCGCCGGCAAGAAGTAAGCCTGGCAGCGTTCTGCTGACGGCAGCAGCGCCGGCGTGCCCGTGTGCGGGGGAGACGGTCAGACACGCCGCGGCGGCAGCATCCCCCGGCGGCAGATGGAGACGGTATGGCAGAGAGACAGCAGCGTGCGGGGGCCCGCAGCGCGCAGCGCGGCAAGCGGCGTGAGCGGAAGTCGGTGCCGCGCGGGCGCGCCTATGTGCAGTCGACCTTCAACAACACGATCATCACGCTGACGGACCCGAACGGCAACGCGCTCTCCTGGGGCAGCGCGGGCAGCTCCAACTTCAAGGGCTCGCGCAAGAGCACACCCTACGCCGCCCAGGTCGCGGCCGAGGGCGCCGCCCGTCGGGCGATGGAGCACGGGCTGCGCCAGGTCGATGTCTTCGTGCGCGGGCCCGGCAGCGGGCGCGAGGCGGCGATCCGCGCCCT harbors:
- the rpsM gene encoding 30S ribosomal protein S13, which codes for MARIAGVDIPRDKPVAISLRYLYGIGPSNALKIIDQARVVPSTRVRDLTDDEVNRLREIIDKQYVVEGDLRREVRQNIQRLIDIQCYRGLRHRRNLPVHGQRTRTNARTKRGARRTVAGKRRAGKK
- the rpmJ gene encoding 50S ribosomal protein L36, giving the protein MKVQASVKPRCEKCKLIRRHGVLRVICQIPKHKQRQG
- the infA gene encoding translation initiation factor IF-1, with the translated sequence MAKKDGIEVEGTVREPLPNAMFKVELANGHEVLAHISGKIRLHFIRILPGDRVLVELSPYDLSRGRITYRFK
- the rpsK gene encoding 30S ribosomal protein S11, with the protein product MAERQQRAGARSAQRGKRRERKSVPRGRAYVQSTFNNTIITLTDPNGNALSWGSAGSSNFKGSRKSTPYAAQVAAEGAARRAMEHGLRQVDVFVRGPGSGREAAIRALQSAGLLVLSIRDVTPVPHNGCRPPKRRRV
- the map gene encoding type I methionyl aminopeptidase, with translation MVEVKSRDEIKVMREAGRHVAEVLQLLGQAVRPGLVVRELDEIVLDEYKRRGVTPTFLNYAPGGKPPYPATVCVSINEQIVHGIPGSRVLKDGDIVSLDLGATFKGFVGDTAITVPCGTVSAEAARLIETTRGALQAGIEAARAGSRIGDIGATVQQYAESRGYSVVREYAGHGVGRRMHEEPQIPNYGEPGTGRILRPGWVIAIEPMVNVGTYLTQEQPDRWTVSTADGSLSAHFEHTIAITENGAEVLTLP
- a CDS encoding adenylate kinase → MYILLLGAPGAGKGTQAETLMRETGLPQIASGDLFRAVRTQQTELAALVRSYYDKGQLVPDDVTIRMFLERLAEPDAANGAMLDGFPRTLEQARALDAAFAREGKAIEVVLYIEVSEPELMTRLSGRLICKNNGLHVFHEVTHPPKVAGVCDICGGELYQRVDDKPETARERLQVFFNQTMPLVEYYQGQGKLKRVNGEQAPDAVGRELIAAVRGLRDGAAV